A genomic stretch from Flavobacterium humidisoli includes:
- a CDS encoding arylsulfatase, giving the protein MKQIKFNYGFAYTLKVLALLFFSGVSATAQSKKPNILVLWGDDIGTTNISAYSDGIMGYTTPNIDRLANEGIRFLHYYGEQSCTAGRAAFLTGQHGLRTGLTKVGFPGAPMGMSQLDPSVGGIMKSLGYVTGQFGKNHVGDRNESLPTVNGFDEFFGNLYHLNAEEEPELPDYPKDPEYLKKFGPRGVLKCTATNVDDGTTDPRFGRVGKQKIEDTGALTKKRMETIDDETSAAAIDFIKRQNAAGKPFFCWFNATRMHLRTHVRAEHRGRYTHGDSEYIDGMIEHDETIGSILKALDDLGIADNTIVVYSTDNGPHMNTWPDGAMTPFRSEKNTNWEGAFRVPCLVRWPGHIKPGTVTNELMSHNDWIPTFASIAGEPDIVNKLLKGYSANGKTYKVHLDGFDQSKFLEGKTPKSARDKFFYTDDDGLLVGLREGDYKYVFAEQRLGGTLGVWAEPFTKLRLQKIFNLYQDPFERADITSNTFWDYQLNHVQLMYGAIQDVVVFAETFKEYPPRSIPPSFSAYTIMEEAMKDIKAQKYIEKNVLPKLKEDEAETKKKK; this is encoded by the coding sequence ATGAAACAAATCAAATTTAATTATGGATTTGCATATACCTTAAAAGTATTAGCATTGCTGTTTTTTTCTGGAGTTTCTGCTACAGCACAGAGCAAAAAGCCAAATATTCTAGTGCTATGGGGTGATGATATTGGAACAACTAATATTAGTGCCTATAGTGATGGAATTATGGGATATACTACTCCAAATATTGATCGTTTAGCCAATGAAGGAATAAGATTCCTGCATTATTATGGAGAACAGAGCTGTACTGCTGGTCGTGCTGCTTTTTTAACAGGACAGCATGGTCTGAGAACCGGATTGACAAAAGTTGGTTTTCCTGGCGCTCCAATGGGAATGAGTCAGTTAGATCCTTCTGTTGGAGGAATCATGAAAAGCCTTGGATATGTAACGGGGCAGTTTGGTAAAAATCACGTGGGAGATCGTAATGAGAGTTTGCCAACAGTTAATGGCTTTGATGAATTCTTCGGAAATCTGTATCACCTAAATGCAGAGGAAGAGCCAGAATTGCCAGATTATCCAAAAGATCCTGAGTATCTTAAAAAGTTTGGACCTAGAGGAGTATTAAAATGTACGGCAACAAATGTTGATGACGGAACTACAGATCCTCGTTTTGGAAGAGTTGGAAAACAAAAAATTGAAGATACTGGAGCACTTACCAAAAAAAGAATGGAAACTATAGATGATGAAACGTCTGCTGCTGCAATTGATTTTATTAAAAGACAAAATGCTGCAGGTAAACCATTTTTCTGCTGGTTTAATGCTACACGTATGCACTTGCGTACCCATGTTAGAGCAGAACATAGAGGAAGATATACACATGGCGATAGCGAGTATATCGATGGTATGATCGAACATGATGAAACGATTGGAAGTATTTTGAAAGCATTAGACGATTTAGGAATTGCAGATAATACTATTGTCGTGTATTCTACAGATAATGGTCCTCATATGAATACTTGGCCTGATGGTGCAATGACACCATTCCGTTCAGAAAAAAACACAAACTGGGAAGGTGCTTTCCGTGTGCCTTGTTTGGTACGTTGGCCAGGACATATTAAGCCAGGTACTGTAACTAATGAATTAATGAGCCATAATGACTGGATTCCTACATTTGCTTCCATTGCAGGTGAGCCAGATATAGTAAATAAACTTTTAAAAGGTTACTCTGCAAATGGAAAAACATATAAAGTGCATTTAGATGGTTTTGACCAAAGTAAATTTTTGGAAGGCAAAACACCAAAAAGTGCCAGAGATAAATTCTTTTATACAGATGATGACGGACTTTTGGTTGGTTTGAGAGAAGGAGATTATAAATATGTTTTTGCAGAACAAAGATTAGGTGGGACATTAGGAGTCTGGGCAGAACCTTTTACTAAACTTCGTTTACAAAAAATATTTAATTTATATCAAGATCCTTTTGAGAGAGCCGATATAACATCAAATACTTTTTGGGATTATCAGTTAAATCATGTGCAACTAATGTATGGAGCGATACAGGATGTAGTTGTATTTGCAGAAACATTCAAAGAATATCCTCCAAGATCAATTCCACCAAGTTTCTCTGCTTATACTATTATGGAAGAAGCGATGAAAGATATTAAAGCACAAAAATATATTGAGAAAAACGTTCTTCCTAAATTAAAAGAGGATGAAGCAGAAACAAAAAAGAAAAAATAG
- a CDS encoding HAD family hydrolase → MYKNIYILPLFLLLLVSCKKADNISTTTTTSDSDTTKIATSADPLPSWNDTPLKKEIIDYVTKVTKEGSPDFIPVENRIATFDNDGTLWAEKPYVQELFAFNRVKKMVEANPALAQKQPFKAVVEKDKTYFEKGGDKALIELVAATHTGMTEDEFEASTKEFFGSAQYPGKNVPLKQIRYQPQLELLNYLRANGFKTFIVTGGTVEVVRAISQDFYGIPKDQVVGTSFKYKFDDAKNAVLREPALDHFNDKEAKPVGIQLHIGQRPVFACGNEGGAGDLAMLRYSQGNKYPSFQLIVNHNDSIREYSYQEKDNLSLNTAAKYKYHVISIKDDWKKVFPDK, encoded by the coding sequence ATGTATAAGAATATATATATATTGCCCTTATTTTTATTGTTGCTGGTTTCTTGCAAAAAGGCGGATAATATTTCAACAACTACTACTACTTCTGATTCTGATACTACAAAAATTGCAACAAGCGCTGATCCGTTGCCAAGCTGGAATGATACTCCGTTGAAGAAAGAAATTATTGATTATGTGACCAAGGTAACCAAAGAAGGAAGCCCGGATTTTATTCCAGTTGAAAACAGAATAGCCACTTTTGATAACGACGGAACGCTATGGGCTGAAAAACCGTATGTTCAGGAATTATTTGCTTTTAATAGAGTTAAGAAAATGGTAGAAGCCAATCCGGCTTTAGCGCAAAAACAGCCTTTTAAAGCCGTGGTCGAAAAAGATAAAACTTATTTTGAAAAAGGCGGCGATAAAGCACTTATCGAATTAGTGGCCGCAACCCATACCGGTATGACAGAGGATGAGTTTGAAGCTTCGACAAAAGAGTTTTTTGGAAGTGCCCAATATCCTGGTAAAAATGTACCGCTGAAACAAATCAGATACCAGCCTCAATTGGAGCTTTTGAACTATTTGCGTGCAAATGGTTTCAAAACTTTCATTGTAACTGGCGGAACTGTTGAAGTGGTTAGAGCAATATCTCAGGATTTTTATGGAATTCCAAAAGACCAAGTTGTAGGAACTTCTTTCAAATATAAGTTTGATGATGCTAAAAATGCAGTCTTAAGAGAACCTGCTTTAGATCATTTTAATGATAAAGAAGCAAAACCAGTTGGCATACAATTGCATATTGGCCAACGACCTGTTTTTGCCTGCGGAAATGAAGGCGGAGCAGGTGATCTTGCCATGTTACGATATTCGCAAGGAAATAAATATCCTTCCTTTCAATTAATTGTAAATCATAATGATTCTATTAGAGAATACAGTTATCAGGAAAAAGATAACTTGTCTTTAAACACTGCAGCAAAATATAAATACCATGTAATTAGTATTAAAGACGACTGGAAAAAAGTTTTCCCAGATAAATAA
- a CDS encoding DUF1254 domain-containing protein — MKNKSLVVLVVSTLILAVGCEKKTVINEASTSDTASEYGTEIKMDGELPSKESIPKLFDEMDFQQATQCYLWGLPIVAFAEWQQIHYKTFNATSNDLVFYNSYNDRLGILTGNATTPYIMSFIDLAANGPTVIEMPPGHTAGGLGDFWQREQAVIGEMGPDKGKGGKYILVPPTMKDFKPAGYFIVPCTTVNMFFGFRALDPDPKTTETLVKQVKIYPYAQRANPTPTKVVSPPAGKKWYGIQPTGIAYWERLHAILQNEPVEDRDRFFMAWLRNLGIEKGKPFTPDERQKKILIAAAAKGQQMAMANSFEKRFKDVKHWPGKKWDYVMIIKDPSQHADNYDEFFERTSYFYEAVTYSKAMITKIPNVGQAYLGAYFDNEGNWLDGGKNYTLNVPANPPAVNFWSITVYDSATRCLIDNPQKNADLSSRKDLIKNTDGSVDLYFGPKAPAGKEKNWVQTLPGKHWFTYMRFYGPTAAYFDKSWKMDDIKEVK; from the coding sequence ATGAAAAATAAAAGTCTCGTTGTCCTTGTGGTTTCTACACTGATTCTTGCTGTTGGATGTGAAAAAAAAACAGTCATAAATGAAGCGTCAACATCAGATACTGCTTCTGAATATGGAACTGAAATAAAAATGGATGGTGAATTGCCTTCAAAAGAATCTATTCCAAAATTGTTTGATGAAATGGATTTTCAGCAGGCAACGCAATGTTATTTGTGGGGATTGCCAATTGTGGCTTTTGCCGAATGGCAGCAGATTCATTACAAAACATTTAACGCAACCAGTAATGATCTCGTTTTTTATAACTCCTATAATGACCGTTTAGGAATATTGACAGGAAACGCTACGACGCCTTATATTATGTCATTTATTGATCTTGCAGCAAATGGGCCTACAGTAATCGAAATGCCGCCAGGACACACTGCAGGCGGACTTGGAGATTTTTGGCAGCGCGAGCAAGCCGTAATTGGCGAAATGGGACCTGATAAAGGAAAAGGAGGAAAATATATTTTGGTTCCACCAACAATGAAAGATTTTAAACCCGCTGGATATTTTATAGTTCCTTGTACAACGGTAAATATGTTTTTCGGATTCAGAGCTTTGGATCCTGATCCGAAAACAACTGAAACATTGGTAAAACAAGTAAAAATTTATCCATACGCACAACGTGCCAATCCCACGCCGACAAAAGTGGTGAGTCCGCCAGCAGGCAAAAAATGGTACGGAATTCAGCCAACAGGAATTGCTTATTGGGAACGCCTTCATGCTATTTTACAAAATGAACCTGTTGAAGACCGCGATCGTTTTTTCATGGCTTGGCTTAGAAATCTTGGCATAGAAAAAGGAAAACCTTTTACGCCAGACGAACGTCAGAAGAAAATTTTAATTGCTGCTGCTGCGAAAGGACAACAAATGGCGATGGCAAATTCATTCGAAAAACGCTTTAAGGATGTAAAACACTGGCCGGGTAAAAAATGGGATTATGTAATGATTATCAAAGATCCGTCTCAGCATGCAGATAATTACGATGAATTCTTCGAAAGAACTTCTTATTTCTATGAAGCCGTTACGTATTCAAAAGCTATGATTACCAAAATTCCAAATGTAGGTCAGGCTTATTTAGGAGCGTATTTTGACAATGAAGGAAACTGGTTAGACGGAGGTAAAAATTATACATTAAATGTTCCGGCAAATCCTCCAGCAGTTAATTTCTGGTCAATAACAGTTTATGATTCTGCAACTCGCTGTTTGATAGACAACCCACAAAAAAATGCCGATTTATCTTCTCGAAAAGACTTGATAAAAAATACAGATGGTTCTGTCGATTTGTATTTTGGACCAAAAGCTCCGGCCGGAAAAGAGAAAAACTGGGTGCAGACTTTACCAGGAAAACACTGGTTTACCTATATGCGTTTTTACGGACCAACAGCAGCTTATTTTGATAAGAGCTGGAAAATGGATGATATTAAAGAAGTAAAATAA
- a CDS encoding DUF1254 domain-containing protein, whose product MKKQIILFLSILILILVSCKKDKEDEAVVNSDASISVDSARAIAKESWIYGFPIFYNYKTVYSYALDKNNANGAKNFNTFKNYSKSFTALDTTIVTPNNDTPYSWAILNLSDEPIVLEVPEITNNRYYVMQLIDAYTYNFAYVGSRATGNKAGKYLIAGPKWKGETPKGIDKVFTSETNLVTILGRTEMDNVGETNIIKKIQSGYRIIPLHEYTKTTAPEVVKYNMPLPEWKESDYKSLEFINVLNSLLQYTVPDKSEKELLARFAKIGIVPGVPFDKSKFSPEILKAIEEGIAEGGKVLEESISKTTSSLNIFGSRADLKNNYVLRATAAAMGIYGNTKEEAVYVGSMNDKDGKPLDAANKYILHFKKEQLPPVDYFWSITMYNLPQRNLVKNPINRYSIGDRTKGLKYEANGDLIIYLQTDSPGKDKENNWLPSPQKGGYNIIVRLYGPAKNVTSGDWKIPLPEKTN is encoded by the coding sequence ATGAAAAAGCAAATAATTTTATTTCTCTCGATCCTTATATTGATATTAGTTTCGTGTAAAAAAGATAAAGAAGACGAAGCTGTTGTCAATTCAGACGCATCTATTTCAGTTGATTCTGCCAGAGCAATTGCAAAAGAATCTTGGATATATGGTTTTCCGATATTTTACAATTACAAAACGGTATATTCTTATGCTTTAGACAAAAACAACGCAAATGGTGCGAAGAACTTTAATACTTTTAAAAATTATTCTAAAAGTTTTACAGCACTAGATACCACTATTGTAACTCCTAATAATGATACTCCATATTCGTGGGCAATACTGAACCTTTCAGATGAACCTATCGTGCTCGAAGTTCCTGAAATTACAAATAACCGTTATTATGTCATGCAGCTTATAGATGCGTACACCTACAATTTTGCCTATGTAGGTTCAAGAGCTACGGGAAATAAAGCGGGTAAGTACCTTATTGCAGGTCCTAAATGGAAAGGAGAAACGCCTAAAGGAATCGATAAAGTCTTTACTTCTGAAACTAATTTAGTAACGATTTTGGGACGTACCGAAATGGATAATGTGGGTGAAACAAACATTATCAAAAAAATCCAAAGCGGTTATCGAATAATTCCATTGCATGAGTATACTAAAACAACTGCTCCAGAAGTAGTGAAATATAATATGCCGTTGCCAGAGTGGAAAGAATCTGATTATAAGTCACTTGAATTTATTAATGTTCTAAATTCTTTACTGCAATATACTGTTCCTGATAAAAGTGAAAAAGAGCTGTTGGCACGTTTTGCCAAAATCGGAATTGTTCCAGGTGTGCCTTTTGATAAATCTAAATTTTCTCCCGAGATTCTTAAAGCAATTGAAGAAGGCATTGCAGAGGGAGGGAAAGTTTTAGAAGAAAGTATTAGTAAAACCACAAGTTCTCTTAATATTTTTGGTAGTCGGGCTGATTTAAAAAACAATTATGTTTTACGAGCCACTGCAGCAGCAATGGGAATATATGGTAATACAAAAGAAGAAGCAGTTTATGTTGGTTCGATGAATGATAAAGATGGAAAACCATTAGACGCTGCAAACAAATATATCCTTCATTTTAAGAAAGAACAGTTACCGCCTGTAGATTATTTTTGGAGTATAACGATGTATAATTTACCACAACGTAATTTGGTGAAAAATCCAATTAACAGATATTCTATAGGAGACCGTACAAAAGGACTTAAATATGAAGCAAATGGAGATTTAATTATCTATCTGCAAACAGATTCACCAGGAAAAGACAAAGAAAATAATTGGCTGCCATCACCACAAAAAGGTGGCTATAATATCATTGTAAGGCTTTATGGACCAGCCAAAAATGTTACAAGCGGAGATTGGAAAATACCATTGCCAGAAAAAACAAATTAA
- a CDS encoding DUF2252 domain-containing protein: MAEKFKNTNNISFDVVTSKAERFEKGVAIRKVVPLSAHQQLNLAENREDPVEILIKTSIGRIENLLPIRYSRMMESPFAFYRGAAAIMAADLAQTPNTGIHLQLCGDCHLMNFGGFATPERQLVFDINDFDETFPGPWEWDLKRLAASFVIAGRWRKFSNKNCKEFAWNVADSYKRHMLDYSKLSALQIWYADIDLAELIELGGDKDFKEFDQKRIKKALEYTAHEKEFAKMTYFDGARARIKDDPPLIFHPTGDLEKQVVKEGEIIHNRYLESLSEEKQVLLSRYKLHDIVIKVVGVGSVGTLCGISLLMSATGEPIFLQFKEARKSVLEGNVKTQGKYSHQGERIVMGQKLMQSASDMFLGWTDDSKNKFFYIRQLRDAKVKPVLEVMKPKNMAEYAKACGWALARAHARSGDPSLISGYIGDTNEFANAISEFSVLYADQNESDYNKMLEAIKHGKLPIAAEI; the protein is encoded by the coding sequence ATGGCTGAAAAATTCAAAAACACAAACAATATTTCATTTGATGTCGTAACATCAAAAGCGGAACGTTTTGAGAAAGGCGTTGCGATTAGAAAAGTTGTGCCCCTTTCAGCCCATCAGCAATTGAATCTCGCAGAAAATCGTGAAGATCCTGTAGAAATTCTCATTAAAACAAGTATTGGAAGAATCGAAAATCTATTGCCTATTCGATACAGCAGAATGATGGAGTCGCCTTTTGCATTTTATAGAGGAGCAGCCGCAATTATGGCTGCCGATTTGGCTCAGACTCCAAATACTGGAATTCATTTGCAGCTTTGTGGTGATTGCCATTTGATGAATTTTGGAGGATTTGCAACCCCAGAACGGCAATTGGTTTTTGATATTAATGATTTTGACGAAACATTTCCAGGTCCGTGGGAATGGGATTTGAAAAGGCTCGCGGCTAGTTTCGTTATTGCCGGAAGATGGCGAAAATTTTCCAATAAAAATTGTAAAGAATTTGCTTGGAATGTTGCAGACAGCTATAAACGGCACATGTTGGATTATAGTAAACTCTCAGCGCTTCAAATTTGGTATGCCGATATTGATCTCGCAGAATTGATCGAATTAGGCGGAGACAAAGACTTTAAAGAATTTGATCAGAAGAGAATAAAAAAAGCATTAGAATATACCGCGCATGAAAAGGAGTTTGCTAAAATGACCTATTTTGATGGAGCCAGAGCACGTATAAAAGACGACCCGCCTTTGATATTTCATCCAACCGGAGATCTTGAAAAACAAGTTGTCAAAGAAGGCGAAATTATCCATAATAGATATTTAGAATCCCTTTCAGAAGAAAAACAAGTTTTGCTAAGCAGATATAAGCTTCATGATATTGTCATAAAAGTTGTTGGGGTTGGCAGTGTTGGAACGTTGTGCGGAATTAGTCTGCTGATGTCGGCAACTGGAGAACCTATTTTTTTACAGTTTAAAGAAGCCAGAAAAAGCGTATTGGAAGGAAATGTAAAAACACAAGGAAAATACAGCCATCAGGGCGAGCGAATTGTAATGGGACAAAAACTAATGCAATCTGCATCTGATATGTTTCTAGGCTGGACAGACGACAGCAAAAACAAATTTTTCTACATACGCCAGCTTAGAGATGCCAAAGTAAAACCAGTTCTAGAAGTTATGAAACCTAAAAATATGGCAGAGTACGCCAAAGCCTGCGGGTGGGCACTTGCAAGGGCTCACGCACGTTCGGGAGATCCTTCGCTGATTTCCGGCTATATTGGAGATACCAACGAATTTGCCAATGCCATTTCGGAGTTTTCAGTTTTATACGCCGACCAAAACGAATCGGATTATAATAAAATGCTGGAAGCGATAAAACACGGAAAATTGCCTATCGCTGCAGAAATTTAA
- a CDS encoding DUF4136 domain-containing protein, translating to MNIKRTSLRIIPILFLGLFYSCSPTVKVTTDYDHAANFSEYKTFAVYDLKAQQGQVNQLNVDRVAKAIRNEMLAKGFTESSNPDLKVNAVSILKNKTQVTADSNFYGYGGMYRPYGYWGGGAMMGGGSTTFNTYDYVDGSLVIDIVSTKTGKLVWQGIGNAEIDSKPDNPEQFINDAIKKILTGFPPGAVKK from the coding sequence ATGAATATTAAAAGAACAAGTCTTCGTATAATCCCAATCTTATTTTTGGGTTTGTTTTACAGTTGCTCTCCAACTGTAAAAGTTACAACTGATTATGATCATGCAGCTAACTTCAGCGAATACAAAACTTTTGCAGTTTATGACTTAAAAGCGCAGCAAGGTCAGGTAAATCAGTTAAATGTTGATCGTGTTGCAAAAGCAATCCGAAATGAAATGCTTGCAAAAGGATTTACAGAATCCAGCAATCCTGATTTAAAAGTTAATGCTGTTTCTATTCTAAAAAATAAAACTCAAGTGACAGCCGATTCTAATTTTTATGGCTATGGAGGAATGTATCGTCCATACGGATATTGGGGCGGCGGTGCCATGATGGGCGGCGGTAGCACAACATTTAATACCTACGATTATGTTGATGGCTCGCTTGTAATAGACATTGTATCTACAAAAACTGGCAAATTGGTTTGGCAGGGAATCGGAAATGCTGAAATTGACAGTAAACCAGATAATCCAGAACAGTTTATCAATGATGCAATCAAAAAAATATTAACTGGTTTCCCTCCAGGAGCAGTTAAAAAATAA
- a CDS encoding helix-turn-helix domain-containing protein: protein MIDILLSLFFFIATIAGLATAIMVLFSKKNYSKSFFLGMFLLSLALVSIYNFYLSANLFKNFPDLFTITKAFIFLTAPCSFLYVRNILSLNKSFRKYDWLHFVPFAIYFFLTLVVYVGSYTNIKVVHYIAGLIKNPFSVLTLTIWLFYVFFQTMLILNYDLKKFTGNQFHQTKVINWIRVYNLMILFLFSALFVHHFLLQKVEATDLSCYILISSVLFFTVGWLYFKPQIFLDEEESFDFVVDNTVVVKTKETKNTLPIANELTLEKREEYLFKLDYELNAKNLFLKKDFVIRDLSDETGISVHHLSNLINSEFGLHFQDYVNLKRIEYFKDKINDPEWKDLSLEGMAWGSGFKSRTTCFRAFIKHTGKSPSEYFKTIRINPDSAGAYYFK from the coding sequence ATGATCGATATTTTACTTTCCCTTTTCTTTTTTATAGCCACAATTGCTGGCCTTGCCACTGCAATTATGGTTTTATTTTCCAAAAAAAATTACTCAAAAAGTTTCTTTTTGGGAATGTTTTTATTGAGTCTTGCGTTGGTAAGTATCTACAATTTTTATTTGTCGGCCAATTTGTTTAAAAATTTCCCAGATCTATTTACCATTACAAAAGCGTTTATATTTTTAACCGCTCCTTGCTCTTTTTTGTACGTTAGAAACATTTTATCATTAAATAAAAGTTTCAGAAAATACGACTGGCTGCATTTTGTGCCATTTGCTATTTATTTCTTTTTAACGCTCGTTGTTTATGTCGGAAGTTACACGAATATAAAAGTGGTCCATTATATTGCGGGATTAATTAAAAATCCATTTTCTGTTTTAACACTGACGATTTGGCTTTTCTATGTCTTTTTTCAAACCATGTTGATTTTAAACTATGATCTGAAAAAATTTACAGGAAATCAATTTCATCAAACTAAAGTAATTAACTGGATTAGAGTATATAATCTCATGATTTTGTTTCTATTTTCGGCACTTTTTGTGCATCATTTTTTATTGCAAAAAGTAGAGGCAACAGATCTTTCGTGTTACATTCTCATTTCTTCTGTATTGTTTTTTACAGTGGGCTGGCTTTATTTCAAGCCCCAAATCTTTCTTGACGAAGAAGAGTCATTCGATTTTGTTGTCGACAATACAGTAGTGGTAAAAACAAAAGAAACAAAGAATACGCTTCCAATTGCAAACGAACTGACTCTTGAAAAAAGAGAAGAATACCTTTTTAAATTAGATTATGAGTTAAACGCTAAAAATCTATTTTTAAAGAAAGATTTTGTAATCAGAGACTTGTCTGATGAAACAGGAATTTCTGTGCATCATTTGTCCAATTTAATCAATTCTGAATTTGGTCTTCATTTTCAAGATTATGTTAATCTTAAAAGGATTGAATATTTTAAAGACAAAATAAACGATCCCGAATGGAAAGATTTATCCTTAGAAGGTATGGCCTGGGGTTCTGGTTTTAAATCCCGAACAACTTGTTTCAGGGCATTTATAAAACATACCGGGAAATCTCCATCAGAATATTTTAAAACAATCCGAATAAATCCTGATAGTGCAGGAGCATACTACTTTAAGTAA